The sequence CCAACTACCCCTTTGCCGGCCGGGACTTCAACGCAACCTCGGCAGGCATCCATGTGGACGGACTGGCCAAGAACGAGGAGATCTACAACATCTTCGACACCAAGAAGATTCTTGGCCGCGCCGTGCCCATCATCATCACGGACAAATCCGGCAAGGCCGGCGTGAGCTACTGGATCAACACGTCCCTGAACCTTGAAGGCGATGCCCAGGTGGACAAGCGCCATCCCGCAGTGGACAAGATCTACGCCAAGATCATGGACGCCTACGATGCCGGACGCAACACCTCCTTCTCCAATGAAGAGATGAAGGCCCTGGTGAAACGCTACCTGCCGGAGCTCTTCGCCTCGGAATTCGACCATCTGAAGAAGCTGGCCCACACCCTTTCGGCCCAGCTCATCCTCAAGCTCTCCGAAGAGTTGTGCATCCGCCAGCTCATCACCGAGGATGCGGCCTTCTGCATGCAGAAGTTCCTGGAGGACTACCCGTTCATCCAGTTCATGTACTTGACCGACACCCATGGCAAATTGGTTGCCCGCGAAGTGGCCAACCCCGCTGATCGTCCCAAGTTCGCTCCCATGACCATCGGGGTGGATCAATCCGACCGCGAATGGTTTCAGAAGCCCATGCAGAACGGCAAACTGCACATCACTGATTTCTACACCTCGGCGTTCACGGGCAAGCTCTGCCTTACGGTGTCCCTGCCTGTGGCCAACGAGCGCGACGAGATAACCGGCGTGCTGGGCGCGGACATCCGCTTCGAAGAGCTCCTGAAACGCCAGGGTGACCTGGAATATGAGAAAGATCTGGACGAGGTGGATTGACAAGCCTTTCGCCCTGCCGCTCACCCTCATGGGGTTTATTCTGGCGGTCTCGGCGGTTGGATTCGTCTACTATGAGTCCCTCACCCAACAGGAGCCCGTGGGCTTCTTCGAGGGTCTGTGGTGGGCCGTGGTCACTCTGTTCACGGTGGGCTACGGAGACTTCGCACCCAAAACCGTGCCCGGAAGGATTTTGGGCATGGGCGTCATGGCTGCCGGAATCGGCCTGGTGTCCACCATCACCGGGTCGCTCGCATCGGCCATGGTGGAGCGCAGGCTCAAAAAGCGACGGGGGCTATTGCCGGTGATCGTCGAAGGGCACATCCTCATTCTGGGCTGGAACGGCCATGGAAGCCTTCTGCTGGAACGCCTCCGCAACATGCCCGGCTTTACGCGTCTGCCGGTGGTGATCGCCGCGGACATGGAGCCCGCCCAGTACGAGGAGGTGTCAGAGAACCTGGGGCTCGGCTCCGATTCCTATTTCGTGCGGGGCAGCACCGTTCACAAGGCCGTGCAGGAACGCGCCAACCCTTCCAAGGCCAAGGTGGCGTACATTCTTCCCCGAGAAGACATCCCCCCTGAGGAAGCCGACAGTTTGAGCGTCCTGACCGCCCTCACCTTCAGGTCCCTGGCCCCGCAAGTCACCCTGTATGCAGAGGCCCTGCACGACCAGAGCCGGGAGCATCTGCTCAGGGCCGGGGTCACCAAGGCTCTCGGCCGCGAGGAACTCACCGGCAAGGCCATGGCATTCCTGGCAGCCCACCCGGTGATGCACGACGTTCTCTACGCCCTGCTCTCGAGCAAAGACAATGGAATGCTGCGCTACAGAACGTTGTCTGCCGAGGAAAAGTCGCACGGCTGGCCTGCGGTCATCCGCACGAGCCTCGAAAAAACCGGACAGCTCCCATTCGCGGTTTGCCGTCTGCCCCGTGAACTCAAGCTGAGCGACGTTCTCGATACTTCTCAAGCTCTGGACAGCTACATCATGGAACTGTTCCAGGCCGCCGGCAAAGACGCCGCCTTGGCCAGCCAGAGCCCGCAGGTGGTTCTCAATCCAGGCCCCGAGGTCGACCTGGCAACATTTGACGGCGTCATCTTCCTGGGCCGCACGCCATGAGCACCGTCCGGTTCGAGTCCATTCCGCTCTTCGCGCGTTTAAGCCCTGATGAGATTGACCGGGTCAGACCAATATTTTCAGAACGGTCCTTTCCGCCCCGTACCCATGTGATAGTCGAGGGTGAAACCGGTAGCGAGATGTTCATCCTGGTTTCCGGAAAAGTACGTATCGTGAAATCCATGATTCTGCCGGGCATCGATATCGCCGCGTTGGCAGGGAAAGATCCGAGCAAGGTGCTGGCCACACTCACCGGCGAGGTGCAACCGCTTTTCGGCGAAATGGGGCTCATCTCGGACAGCCCCCGTTCCGCCACAGTGGAGACACTGGAAGCCGCACGTTTCCTGGTTACCGACCGCGAACGCTTTTTTGCGCTGGTGCAAGCTGACACCGGGCTTGGATGCAAGCTTTTGTCCGCCTTGTGCGAGCGCTTGGCGGATATGGTCCGTTCGTCCAATTCCGAGGTGATGAAGCTTACCACAGCCCTGACCCTGCTGCTTTCCGGCAAGCGGTGACCCATGACCGTTGAGAAAGACCCGAGCCTGACCCATGCCCTTCTCGCCAAAGCCTTGGGTGTCACGGTTACCACCATCAAGAGCTACCGTCGAAAATTCCCCGAATTTTGGCCTCCCAGCGCCAAGGGCAAACCCATCCGCTTTCCGGAGGAATCGCTAGGTCTGTGCAAACGCATTCACCATCATTTCAAGCGGGGCTTGAGCGTGGACGAAACCCGCAAGCGCCTGGCAGAGGAGTTCCAGTCATTCGCTCTGCCGCCTCCAGCGAGCCAGCCCCAAAAGACGCTCCCGGCACAGCCTTCCGATACTTTTTCCCGCATTGAAACCCTTTTAGAGGGGCTTTTCACCCTCCAAAACCGAACCCATTCTCTTCTGGCGGAACTTGTGGTCAAATTGGACACGTTTGCCGACCGCGTGGCAACACCTGCTCGCGCAGCCGCAGAGAGGCCTTCACGAGCAGAGCAAACTCCCCCCCCAACGGCTTCTTCAAAACAGCCAGGCATCGCCACGCCCGCCCAGGTTCCGAATTCCGCTGGCAAAACAGAGCTTCTTCACCCTCCTCAGGCGCTCATGGAAGTTCCGGCGGTGGTCCTTTCAGATGATGGCGAATTTCTGGGCGTCACCATGAAATCCGGCCGTCCACTCACTCTATCCCAG is a genomic window of Desulfovibrio sp. containing:
- a CDS encoding potassium channel protein; protein product: MRKIWTRWIDKPFALPLTLMGFILAVSAVGFVYYESLTQQEPVGFFEGLWWAVVTLFTVGYGDFAPKTVPGRILGMGVMAAGIGLVSTITGSLASAMVERRLKKRRGLLPVIVEGHILILGWNGHGSLLLERLRNMPGFTRLPVVIAADMEPAQYEEVSENLGLGSDSYFVRGSTVHKAVQERANPSKAKVAYILPREDIPPEEADSLSVLTALTFRSLAPQVTLYAEALHDQSREHLLRAGVTKALGREELTGKAMAFLAAHPVMHDVLYALLSSKDNGMLRYRTLSAEEKSHGWPAVIRTSLEKTGQLPFAVCRLPRELKLSDVLDTSQALDSYIMELFQAAGKDAALASQSPQVVLNPGPEVDLATFDGVIFLGRTP
- a CDS encoding cyclic nucleotide-binding domain-containing protein; the encoded protein is MSTVRFESIPLFARLSPDEIDRVRPIFSERSFPPRTHVIVEGETGSEMFILVSGKVRIVKSMILPGIDIAALAGKDPSKVLATLTGEVQPLFGEMGLISDSPRSATVETLEAARFLVTDRERFFALVQADTGLGCKLLSALCERLADMVRSSNSEVMKLTTALTLLLSGKR
- a CDS encoding MerR family transcriptional regulator translates to MTVEKDPSLTHALLAKALGVTVTTIKSYRRKFPEFWPPSAKGKPIRFPEESLGLCKRIHHHFKRGLSVDETRKRLAEEFQSFALPPPASQPQKTLPAQPSDTFSRIETLLEGLFTLQNRTHSLLAELVVKLDTFADRVATPARAAAERPSRAEQTPPPTASSKQPGIATPAQVPNSAGKTELLHPPQALMEVPAVVLSDDGEFLGVTMKSGRPLTLSQFTALLISRSDTAGTDQPLWKQHGQEWVLRLKSQGQILEHHFQQAVTPRGNTVARFSSLSSGGQLSPEHSLQALLRQVKDTLDQ